In Trifolium pratense cultivar HEN17-A07 linkage group LG7, ARS_RC_1.1, whole genome shotgun sequence, a genomic segment contains:
- the LOC123897462 gene encoding tobamovirus multiplication protein 2A-like, producing the protein MDRPLSHSSNRTPNRSLSSFLRPLLSRTEPCLSLSHRFRFIYLFIGVGAILFVISCFGCIASVTRNGCCLSCYSFLVVLLILVELGCAAFIFSDKNWKEEIPSDKTGNFDTLYGFLRENWTIVKWVALGIVVFEALLFILALIVRAANRPADYDSDEEFINPRQQSRQPLLNNRPAGPAPGVPATGTVDARSSRNDAWSTRMREKVFNDPTALTEEELYDLRDRWATCFLQLYNPEVDYDDADEKD; encoded by the exons ATGGA tcgtcctctctctcactcgTCAAATCGaactccaaatcgaagcttGTCCTCCTTTCTCCGGCCTCTACTCTCACGAACGGAACCTTGTCTTTCCCTCTCACATCGATTCag GTTTATTTACTTATTCATTGGAGTTGGGGCGATTCTCTTTGTCATTTCTTGTTTTGGTTGTATTGCATCGGTGACACGGAATGGGTGCTGCCTGAGCTGT TATTCATTTTTGGTAGTCTTGCTGATCTTAGTAGAGCTTGGATGTGCAGCCTTTATATTTTCTGACAAAAACTGGAAAGAG GAAATTCCAAGCGACAAGACAGGAAATTTTGATACGCTATATGGCTTTCTGAGAGAGAACTGGACTATTGTGAAATGGGTTGCTCTTGGGATTGTTGTCTTTGAG GCTCTTCTTTTCATCTTAGCCCTTATTGTTCGGGCTGCAAATAGGCCAGCAGATTACGATAGTGATGAAGAGTTCATTAATCCAAGGCAGCAATCCCGCCAGCCTTTGCTCAATAATAGACCAGCAGGCCCTGCACCAGGTGTACCAGCTACTGGCACAGTTGATGCGCGTTCCAGCAGAAATGATGCATGGAGTACAAGGATGAGGGAGAAG GTGTTCAATGATCCCACGGCATTAACAGAGGAGGAGTTGTATGATTTGCGAGACCGCTGGGCAACTTGTTTTCTTCAACTATATAATcccgaggtagattatgatgatgCCGACGAGAAAgattag